A window of Chromohalobacter canadensis genomic DNA:
GTATCGACGTAGGCCGAGCCGCCGAGACCGACGCCACCACCGTCGCCGAAGTGCGTGTCCTGGTACTGATAGCGCGCACCCACCGAGAGATCGACCAGCGGCAGGTAGGGCGAGAACATCAACGACCCGGAGTAGGTATCAGCGTCGTGACCGCTGTCGTCCGAGGTGAAGTAACCGGCACTGGCCCGCAACGTGGGAAAGATGCTTTGGCTCGCTTCGATCCCATGCGAGTCGGCACCCGCGTTGGCGGAAACGCTGAGCGCCATGGCCTGCTGGCTGGCCAGCAGGAGGCCGGCGGAGGTGAGCGCGAAACCGAGTGACTTGATCATGGGGGACTCCCGCAAAAGATGGTGAACACTGCCACCACTATGGCATAATCGCATCAGTTTAGAAACGCCGTTTTCAAACCTTATCCGTCGAGCCGCACGCCGTAACGATCACGATACGCACGAATGGCCTCGGCATGGGGCTTGAGGTCGTTGTCGGCATGGGTTTCGAGATAGGTCAGCACCTGGTCGAGCGTGACGATACTCACGACCGGCATAGCGTAGCGTGCCTCGACCTCCTGAATAGCGCTGCGGCGCTGGGCGCCATCTTCGGCCTGGCCGCACTCCTGACGATCGAGAGCGATGACCACGCCCGCCGCCTGGGCATCGGCGGCATCGATCAGCTCCATGACCTCGCGGATCGCGGTGCCCGCAGTGATGACGTCGTCGATGATCAGCACCCGCCCGGCGAGCGCCGCGCCGACGATGTTGCCACCTTCGCCGTGGGCCTTGGCTTCCTTGCGGTTGAACGCGAACGGCAAGTCGCGGTCATGATGATCGGCGAGTGCCACGGCTGTGGTGGTGGCAAGCGGGATGCCCTTGTAGGCCGGGCCGAACAGCACGTCCGCCTCGAGCCCGCTATGCGCGATGGCCTGCGCATAGAAGCGGCCCAGACGCGCCAGGGCGCGGCCGCTCTTGAATAGACCGGCGTTGAAGAAATAGGGGCTGACCCGCCCAGACT
This region includes:
- the pyrE gene encoding orotate phosphoribosyltransferase, giving the protein MTAQLQSYQQEFIEFAIEEGVLKFGEFTLKSGRVSPYFFNAGLFKSGRALARLGRFYAQAIAHSGLEADVLFGPAYKGIPLATTTAVALADHHDRDLPFAFNRKEAKAHGEGGNIVGAALAGRVLIIDDVITAGTAIREVMELIDAADAQAAGVVIALDRQECGQAEDGAQRRSAIQEVEARYAMPVVSIVTLDQVLTYLETHADNDLKPHAEAIRAYRDRYGVRLDG
- a CDS encoding YfaZ family outer membrane protein, with the protein product MIKSLGFALTSAGLLLASQQAMALSVSANAGADSHGIEASQSIFPTLRASAGYFTSDDSGHDADTYSGSLMFSPYLPLVDLSVGARYQYQDTHFGDGGGVGLGGSAYVDTPIPLTSVGGYGFYTPDGLSHGDIEKSYEYGAQARVNVVSQTYLYGGYRYYRTDFDESGEHTLDSGPVVGVSVGF